The genomic window GACACTTGGCAATAAGACGGCCTCTGTTGGCAGAGGACACACCAGCTTAGTTCCCTACTACACATGTACATTTTGGGGAAGAGGTGTGATAGAGCAGTTTAAAACATAATTTGCAGTCAGtgtgcctgggtttgaatcctagaaACGCCACTCACCAGCTCTGTGACTCTCTGAGTTTCAGCCTTCTTTGTTATAAAGGGGGAAATAGTGGTACTTAAAACATAGTgttactgtgagaattaaatgagacaaatgTTAAGTACAGACTCTGtctaataaatgttagctgcatTTTTCCAGTTTAGTCACTTTCCAACTGTCTTTGCTCATTCAGGGAAGCAGAAGCATGGATAATGAGTAGCTTTCCACCAGCACACTGCCCACCCAGCATTGTTATCCAATTTGGGAAGTGCATTCTTGCTGCCAGTGTGTACTCCCTGGTTTCATGTGGACCAGTGGCTAAGAGAAGGACACGACACAAATGACGAGGAAGcaaggaaaggagaaataatCTGAGATGACAAATGTCCACAATGTGAAAATTCCAGTAGAGAAAGATGAGAAGTAGAGAAATAGTCCACATTTCCTGTCTATCAAGGAAGAGAGTAAATACCTTTTCAGGTGAGAAGATGTGATTTAAAAGGCTTAGAAAGACTCCCAGTCCCTTCTGGTTCTTCCCACCACTGACAAGACCcatcattaaaatgtcatttctctATAGCTTATTGTGTGCGCAATAATACTAACCACGTGTATTAGGGTTTGACAAACTGTCACTCAACTGTCACTTGAGTCTCCAAATGACAGTGGCAGGCGGGGAAgaacagcacacacacaaaaaccagcctctaccccacacacacaccccatcttATTAATAGATATGCAGAACTgtaatgacttgcccaaggcatGAGAAAATATACAATGTTGTCAGATCCAGTTAAACGGGAAGGGACTAAGCTACTACCTCTGAGGCAAACATCACACTGATCTTAGAAACTCCAAGCTCAAGTCCAAAGGAAATCATAGCCCTTCACCCCCAGCAAACACAATGTCCCAGGAGTGAGGCTgaaagacacagagaagaaaCTGGGGAAAGAGTCCAGAGAGTCAAATAGGTACATTCCCCAGGAGTAGGTTGAAGGGTAGTTGTCTCAGGTTGCAAGTATCGATTAAGATTTTCAATGTTCATAAATTCCAACTTTGCAATTTGTATCTCAGAATCTATTCCACGCCTTAGAAATTCTTTTATGAGTGCAATACACACAAAAACATCCATTGTAACAGTCTGTGAGGGATAGTATGGCTCCAATACAATATATAGTGTGCATATAGATCTAAGGAGAGAAAAAGTTGGCTGGGGGATGAAATTGTTCAGAACTTTCgcccttttaattataaaattcatgtaaaaaatcatgtgttcattatttttaaatacaagcaATATAATCTCACCACACCaaaaaaaatggtaactatgtgagggCATATGTTAaatagctcaatttagccattccacaatgtatacatattttacattttttttacacCCACAAAAAATTTATTCAGttctaaggaaaatattttcataatatcttttaaatatataatttaagaattttatgGAAACTTTCACATACTGTATATTAGCCATGTTTTACAATAAAACAAGTcaaacatcaaaaaaagaaaaaacggaaGGGTAAATAAGAGTGAGAAttagggggagggagggaggaagggagggaaggaaagaagggagggagggaaggaaggaaggaagaagggaaggaaggaaggaaggaaggagggagggagggagggaaggaaggaaggagggagggagggagggaaggaaggaaggaaggaaggaaggagggaaggaaggagggaaggaaggagggaaggagggaagggagggagggagggaagggagggagggaagggaggggggagggagggagggaagggaggggggagggagggagggaagggagggggggagggagggaagggaggggggagggagggagggaagggagggggggagggagggaagggaggggggagggagggagggaagggagggggggagggagggaagggaggggggagggagggagggaagggagggggggagggagggaagggaggggggagggagggagggagggaagggagggggggagggagggaagggaggggggagggagggagggaagggagggggggagggagggagggaagggagggggggagggagggagggaagggagggggggagggagggagggaagggagggagggaagggagggagggagggaagggagggagggagggagggaaggaaatagctaactgaaaattttagaaaattaaaattccatAACACCATTATGGGCTCAATTTGTATTTTgctaatgtatacatattttaaaacatcatgttgtgcaCTACAGATATATACAACTTTTGtccattaaataaatatatgtaatataaagttaaatatggAAGTTGCTTCTCACTCCAACCCACTTCAAGAGGCAGccgcatacacataaacacacacaccaaaataaacacaatatatGAGTTATTTTTTGTTACAAAAATAGGATTATTCTATATGCATTGTTCTGCAACTTACTTTTGTCACTTAGTAAAACATCAAACAGTGGTATAAGAGTGATGGCATCACTTGGCAATAAATGGCTCCAGCTCTGCCATCAGACTGCCTGAATTCAAATttcagctctaccacttactcaTGGCGGGATCTGGTAAGTTACATAACTTGGCTAAACTCtaatttttaatctataaaattggAATAATTATAGTGCCTATCACTTAGGATTTGGGGAGaatacagtgatttttaaaaacaggcaaagcaCCTAGCTCAGTATGTGGCACGTACTGAGTGCTAATAATTGTTGACTAACATTAGCCATCTTATTTCTTTAGAGAGTGCATGCTATTGAGTAACAGGAACTGCACCATAAATTGTTTAGTCTTTCACCTACATGTGTGTATTGAGATTGTTCCCTCTATGGGTTGCTTTGTTTGGTTGGTATTACAAGCAACACATACTGTGTACTACACAAATATGACTCCTTCTAAAGGATAGAGTGCTATAAGTAGAATCATTGGATAAAGAGATGCAGATTTCCAACTCTAGATAAAGATGGCCAAAAGGCCTACACTGATTCACACTTTCAGTATATGTGAAGgtctattttcctttggatatgatCCCCAAAAATGTAGTGCCAATCtgataacttatttttatttgtgggttacaaagaagtttaggcttattttttcccaaatgttCCAATTGTCataaatagcatttattttataGCCCATTCTTTTTCCATTGCTATGAAATAAATCTTTATGTTAAGTTTAATATAGATCATGATCTAAATATAGGCATATAGATATACAAAATACTTTATATtggtcaattttttatttttccctatgtGTGTCATTATCTTATTGATTATCAATATACTGTGCTTTTATTTGGGGTTAAAAAAGTTTCCCATCATTATTCTAATGTTTCCAAAATAATGTTGTCTTTCTTTAGCCATGTAATACTCTAGATGAATTTTAGAACAATCTTTTCaagttccattaaaaattccCTTCAGATCTTATTAGAAGTGCACTGGATTTTATTAATAaggattcatattttaaaatatagtcttCCTTTTCAGGAGTATAATTCTCCACATATTCAGATATTCATTTTGTGTTCTATTATAGTTTCTTCTGataggtcttactcattcttttattttgtccCTCAGGTTAATTTCTAAGTATCACTTAGACTTTCTTGCCATTATCAATTGAAACCTTTTCTTCATTACATTTGTCTAATACAAAAAGATAATTAATACTTTTAGCTTTATAACGCATCTGGCCACTGGTGAAATTGCCATaggttttaaaagattttcaaataattatcttGAATTTTTTGGTACACAATcatgacacacaaaaaatgacattttcttcttttttaatgtttatgtcTCCTGATGCTTTAGTTTTGCTTTGTTACTCACTCAGTCAACCATCTCAGCAATGTAGCTTAATAGCGGTCACAGGGCTATCTTTGCCTTCTCTTTCCATGATATTGGTGGAAATAGGGCTCTTACAGTCTATGTTTTATAGTCCTGAAATATTTGAATGTTGAGAATGAGGACTTCATAGTGTTTTaatcagaaaaattaatatattcaaagAACTAATCTTGCTTACATAGGCTATTTCTGGGAGTACTCTAATTTTAACTGGTATCCTTGGACCAAAAGATGATAAAGCATTAGATCATATTAGCCAAAGAGAAATGCTTAAATAAACATTAGAAATGTTTTTTCTGAAGATGAAAGGAAGTATTATCTGAATTCTGCAAGTACCAAGGAGCCTTGAATAATTCTGTTGCTTAGTTTTTTTCTATCCCAACTACTACCACCATCTATGGACCTATGAGCAAGAGAGAAGGCTGAAAGAGATAACTTCATTCATAGGGATTCCTTGTATGACAGCATTCTAATTCTAAGTAGAATCCAGCAACCTCTTCCCCTGGgacacaaaaacaataataagacTAAGGAGATGGTCAAGAAACAACCTCAGAATAATCTTTACAAAAGCAAACGagaagaactcaaacaaattaggcCACGTAGAAGTTCCTATGAGCACATGGAAAACCTTTAGTTTCTAATTTAGAATACAGCTTGGCATCCTTTAACTCTCCTCTTGTTGAATTTTGCTATCTGTTTCTATGTAGTTTCAGAATTAAATGTTCTTTCAAAGTATAATAgcagtaagatttttaaaatagatttgcgGTTGAGGAAGAAGCTGTCTTGGTCAAACTGCCCTTTACATCTCTCCCACTGCTTCTCTAAACCCTAACCAGGAAGTCCAGAGACATGGAGATAAAGAATTACAGCAGCAGCACCTCAGGCTTCATCCTCCTGGGCCTCTCTTCCAACCTTCAGCTGCAGAAACCTCTCTTTGCCATCTTCCTCATCATGCACCTGGTCACTGTGGTAGGGAATGTGCTCATCATCCTGGCCATCTACTCTGACCCCAGGCTCCACACCCCTATGTACTTTTTTCTCAGCAACTTGTCTTTCATGGATATCTGCTTCACAACAGTTATAGTGCCTAAGATGCTGGTGAATTTTCTATCAGAGACAAAGGTTATCTCTTATGTGGGCTGCCTGGTCCAGATGTACTTCTTTATGGCATTTGCGAACACTGACAGCTACCTGCTGGCCTCTATGGCCATCGACCGGCTGGTGGCCATCTGCAACCCCTTACGCTATGATGTGTTTATGAAACCACAGCACTGCCTACTCATGCTAATGGGTTCTTGCAGCATCTCCCACCTACATTCCCTGTTCCGTGTGCTACTTATGTCTCgcctgtctttctgtgcctctcaCATAATTAAGCACTTTTTCTGTGACACCCAGCCTGTGCTAAAGCTCTCCTGCTCTGACACATCCTCCAGCCAGATGGTGGTGATGACTGAGACCTTAGCTGTCATCGTGACCCCCTTCCTGTGTATCATCTTCTCCTACCTGCGAATCATCATCACTGTACTCAGAATCCCCTCTGCAGCTGGGAAGTGGAAGGCCTTCTCTACCTGTAGCTCCCACCTCACTGTAGTGGTCCTGTTCTATGGGAGTGTCATCTATGTCTATTTTAGGCCTCTGTCCATGTACTCAGTGATGAAGGACCGGGTAGCCACAGTTATGTACACAGTAGTGACACCCATGCTGAACCCTTTCATCTACAGCCTGAGGAACAAAGATATGAAAAGGGGTTTGAAGAAATTAAGAGACAGAATTTACTCATAGAAAGAACAAAATGTTGGCATGTCAAAATCAGGACATGACCTAAAAGATTATTATCTGTTTATCCTCCCTTCCTAACCCTTTTCCACATGGCACTCAAAGAGGTCATGAAAAGTGGTGTTGGAGATCAGTAAGAGAATTAACCTGGGAGCAAAACACtcagtttctttatatatatatatatatgtatatgtgtatatatgtgtgtgtgtgtatatgtgtgtgtacatatatatgtgtgtgtgtatacacacacacatacataaatatatacacatactttaagttctgggatacatgtgcagaacgtgcaggttcattacataggtatacacgtgccatggtggtttgctgtacccatcaacctgtcatctatattaggtatttatcctaatgctatccttctcctagctccccaccccctggcaggccccagtgtgtgatgttcccctccctttgttcatgtgttctcattgttcaactcccacttatgagtgagaacatgcggtgtttggttttctgtccttgtgacagtttgctgagaatgatggttttggcttcatccatgtccctacaaaggacatgaactcatccttttttatggctgcatagtattccatggtgtatatgtgccacattttctttatccagtctatcattgagggacatttgggttggttccaagtctttgctattgtggatagtgccgcaataaacatacgtgtgcatgtgtctttatag from Pongo abelii isolate AG06213 chromosome 13, NHGRI_mPonAbe1-v2.0_pri, whole genome shotgun sequence includes these protein-coding regions:
- the LOC100442678 gene encoding olfactory receptor 1L4, yielding MEIKNYSSSTSGFILLGLSSNLQLQKPLFAIFLIMHLVTVVGNVLIILAIYSDPRLHTPMYFFLSNLSFMDICFTTVIVPKMLVNFLSETKVISYVGCLVQMYFFMAFANTDSYLLASMAIDRLVAICNPLRYDVFMKPQHCLLMLMGSCSISHLHSLFRVLLMSRLSFCASHIIKHFFCDTQPVLKLSCSDTSSSQMVVMTETLAVIVTPFLCIIFSYLRIIITVLRIPSAAGKWKAFSTCSSHLTVVVLFYGSVIYVYFRPLSMYSVMKDRVATVMYTVVTPMLNPFIYSLRNKDMKRGLKKLRDRIYS